The following proteins come from a genomic window of Lolium rigidum isolate FL_2022 chromosome 5, APGP_CSIRO_Lrig_0.1, whole genome shotgun sequence:
- the LOC124652641 gene encoding very-long-chain aldehyde decarbonylase GL1-1-like translates to MGAAFLASWPWENLGMFKYALYGPLVGRAVASRAWERGSPDHWLFLLLALFTLRALTYQLWSSYSNMLFLTRRRRIVRDGVDFEQIDKEWDWDNFLILHILIASAAFYAIPSLRHLPAWEPRGLLVAAILHVVLTEPLYYLSHRAFHGGRLFARYHALHHSSRVPTPFTAGFATPLEHLVLGALVVLPLAGACAAGVGSAGLAFVYVFAFDFLRAMGSCNVELFPAGLFRAAPFLRYIIYTPTYHTIHHTGKASNFCLFMPLFDRLGGTLDAASWELQEKNRAGVDEVPDFVFLAHVVDVMQSMHVPFVMRSFASTPFAVRAFLLPCWPISLLFMFMVWAWSKTFVICYYHLRGKLHQTWAVPRYGFHYFLPFAKDGINDQIELAILRADKMGVKVVSLAALNKNEALNGGGTLFVNKHPDLRVRVVHGNTLTAAVILNEIPKGTTEVFMTGATSKLGRAIALYLCKKRIRVMMMTLSTERFQKIQKEAPEECQQYLVQVTKFRSATQCKTWIVGKWLSPREQRWAPSGTHFHQFVVPPIMEFRRDCTYGKLAAMRLPKDARGLGSCEFSLERGVVHACHAGGVVHFLEGYKHHEVGAIDVDRIDVVWEAALKHGIRPA, encoded by the exons ATGGGTGCCGCGTTCCTGGCGTCCTGGCCATGGGAGAACCTTGGCATGTTCAAG TACGCGCTGTACGGGCCTCTGGTGGGCAGGGCGGTGGCATCGCGGGCGTGGGAGCGCGGCAGCCCCGACCACTGGCTGTTCCTCCTGCTGGCCCTCTTCACCCTCCGCGCCCTCACCTACCAGCTGTGGAGCTCCTACAGCAACATGCTCTTcctcacccgccgccgccgcatcgtcCGCGACGGCGTCGACTTCGAGCAGATCGACAAGGAGTGGGATTG GGACAACTTCCTGATCCTGCACATCCTAATTGCCTCCGCGGCCTTCTACGCCATCCCGTCGCTGCGGCACCTCCCGGCATGGGAACCCAGGGGCCTGCTCGTCGCCGCCATCCTCCACGTGGTGCTCACCGAGCCCCTCTACTACTTGTCGCACCGCGCCTTCCACGGCGGCCGCCTCTTCGCGCGCTACCACGCGCTCCACCACTCCTCGAGGGTGCCCACGCCGTTCACGGCCGGATTCGCCACGCCGCTCGAGCACCTCGTCCTGGGCGCGCTCGTCGTGCTGCCGCTCGCCGGCGCATGCGCCGCGGGCGTCGGATCGGCGGGGCTGGCCTTCGTCTACGTGTTCGCCTTCGACTTCCTCAGGGCCATGGGCAGCTGCAACGTGGAGCTCTTTCCCGCCGGCCTCTTCCGGGCGGCGCCGTTTCTCCGATACATAATCTACACCCCGAC GTACCACACCATCCACCACACGGGGAAGGCATCCAACTTCTGCCTCTTCATGCCGCTCTTCGACCGCCTCGGCGGCACGCTCGACGCCGCGTCATGGGAGCTGCAGGAGAAGAACCGAGCAG GTGTGGACGAGGTGCCGGACTTCGTGTTCCTGGCGCATGTGGTGGACGTGATGCAGTCCATGCACGTCCCCTTCGTCATGCGATCCTTCGCCTCCACGCCATTCGCCGTGCGGGCCTTCCTCCTGCCGTGCTGGCCCATCTCGCTCCTCTTCATGTTCATGGTCTGGGCCTGGTCCAAGACATTCGTCATCTGCTACTACCATCTCCGCGGCAAGCTCCACCAGACATGGGCCGTCCCAAGATACGGGTTCCAC TACTTCCTGCCTTTCGCCAAGGACGGCATCAACGACCAGATCGAGCTCGCCATTCTCAGAGCCGACAAAATGGGCGTCAAGGTCGTCAGCCTCGCGGCCCTTAACAAGAACGAGGCGCTCAACGGCGGCGGCACCCTGTTCGTCAACAAGCACCCGGACCTCCGCGTGCGCGTCGTCCACGGCAACACCCTCACGGCCGCGGTCATCCTCAACGAGATCCCCAAGGGCACCACCGAGGTCTTCATGACCGGCGCCACCTCCAAGCTCGGCAGGGCCATCGCGCTCTACCTATGCAAGAAGAGGATTCGCGTCATGATGATGACGCTGTCGACGGAGCGATTCCAGAAGATCCAGAAGGAGGCGCCGGAGGAGTGCCAGCAGTACCTGGTGCAGGTGACCAAGTTCCGATCGGCGACGCAGTGCAAGACGTGGATCGTCGGCAAGTGGCTCTCGCCGCGGGAGCAGCGGTGGGCACCGTCGGGCACGCACTTCCACCAGTTCGTGGTGCCCCCCATCATGGAGTTCCGCCGGGACTGCACCTACGGCAAGCTCGCCGCGATGCGCCTCCCCAAGGACGCGAGGGGCCTCGGGTCGTGCGAGTTCTCGCTGGAGCGCGGGGTGGTGCACGCTTGCCACGCCGGCGGTGTCGTGCACTTCCTCGAGGGGTACAAGCACCACGAGGTGGGCGCCATCGATGTCGACCGCATCGACGTGGTCTGGGAGGCCGCGCTCAAGCACGGCATCCGGCCCGCCTGA